GCCCGTGGAACAAACGCCGGCCACCGCTGGGGCGCACGACGACGCGGCCCCCCGCCACGCGGGGGCATTCGAGGACGCACAGGGCGCGCAGGACGCCCAAGGCGCACAGGACGCACAGGGCGCGCAGGACGCCCAAGGCGCACAGGACACGCAGGACGCGCAGGACGCGCAGGAGGACGAGGAAGACGTCCCCGAAGAAGTGGCGGAGGGCATCGAGGAGGCCGAGTTCTTCGTGGCGCAGGGCCTGTACGACGCGGCGCTCGCCAGTCTGGAAGACCTCGCGGACGAGTATCCCGACTCCGCCACGCTGCGGCGGCGCATCGCTCAGATCCGGGCGGCCTCGGAGGGTCCCGGCGAAGAGCTCGAGGACGAGAGCTTCGCGCTGGCGGAGAAGCTCGCCGAGGAGCTCGAGGAAGACCCCCCCGCCGCAGCCGGCAGCGACATCCTCGACGTGGAGCAGGTCTTCGCGCAGTTCAAGAAGGGCGTGGAGGAGCAGGTCGACGAGGCCGACAGCGACACGCACTTCGACCTGGGCATCGCCTACAAGGAGATGGGCCTGCTGGACGACGCCGTGGTGGAGTTCGAGGTGGCCATGCGCAACCCCGCCCGGGCGTGCTCGTGCAACACGATGGTGGGGCTCTGCCGGATGGAGCAAGGTCGCACGCAGGACGCCATCAACTCGTTCCGTGCGGGGCTCCACGCGGAGGAGAAGAACGAACGCGAGGAGCTGGCGCTCTACTTCGAGCTCGCGAACGCGTACGAAGTGCTCCGCGACAACAACGAGGCGCTGTACTTCTTCGAGAAGGTCCGCAAGCGGGACGCGGTCTTCCGCGGCGTCTCTCAGCGCATCCGCAAGGTGCAGGCCGCCATGGCGGC
This window of the Sandaracinaceae bacterium genome carries:
- a CDS encoding tetratricopeptide repeat protein; its protein translation is PVEQTPATAGAHDDAAPRHAGAFEDAQGAQDAQGAQDAQGAQDAQGAQDTQDAQDAQEDEEDVPEEVAEGIEEAEFFVAQGLYDAALASLEDLADEYPDSATLRRRIAQIRAASEGPGEELEDESFALAEKLAEELEEDPPAAAGSDILDVEQVFAQFKKGVEEQVDEADSDTHFDLGIAYKEMGLLDDAVVEFEVAMRNPARACSCNTMVGLCRMEQGRTQDAINSFRAGLHAEEKNEREELALYFELANAYEVLRDNNEALYFFEKVRKRDAVFRGVSQRIRKVQAAMAAASEPNASDDDELDAAFDDLLSDD